The window TCTTGCCTCGATACCCTGGAGCCTCACTGTCATACAAGCGCTCCCCAATGGGAGCACGACCATACAAGCGTGTCATCACCAAATGAATGCCAGTTTCATCCATGCAGACCAGATTGCGTGGGTCGATTGTCAAACTCCACAACCGATAAGCAAAGCGCAAATCCTTGACCCGTTGAGTCTCTGGCTCAGCGGCAACCAGAGTTTTTTTAACGCTTAACTTGAGCTGAGACACAGCCCGTTGCATCGTCGATATACTTACCTCTATCCCAGTTTGTTGGCAAAAGCGCTCACAGAGCTCTGTCAAAAGGGCATCGGGTTGAGCCTGGACTAAGGCTGTAACGATGGGTAAGTGCTCCTGACCCAACTTGGCAACGGCTCCTCCTCCATGAGGTTTGGGTTGCACCGTTCCTGTTGCGCGATAGTGTCGCATCAAGTCTCTGCCAAAGGATAAGCTGACCTTGAAGCGCTTTGCTAGTTGGCGTTGCGAGCCTTCGAATAGCGAAGCTGGCAGTGAAATATTGCTCAAATTAGGGCTCAAAATATCACCGACAACGTTGTGGAATTGCTGCTGCTCAAGTTGAGAAAACTGCCAGAAAACACTCAGCAACTACTTCAATTAGTCGCCTGCATCGGAGCTGAATTTGATTTGGAGGCGTTAGCGTTCAGTGCAGAGCCCAACTCCGAAGGAACCGTCCTTAAGCAATCGCCTAAAACAGTCTTTCAGGATTTGCTAGCAGCTATCCAAGCGGGGCTCATTCAACCCATCTCTGAGCTAGACGAGAACCTGTTAGTTCAAGAGTATAAGTTCTTGCACGATCGTGTCCAGCAAGCTGCCTATGCTCTGATCGATGAGTCGCAGAAACAAGGGGTACATCTGCAAATCGGTCGTAATTTACTTGAAAAAATTTCGCTAGAGCGGACAACAGAACGACTATTTGAAATTATTGATCATCTCAATCATGGGATTGCTCTAGCCACTGATCAAGCAGAACGAAATGAGATTGCCAAATTGAATTTGCAAGCAGGTCAGAAGGCAAAAGCAGCGATCGCCTATACGGTAGCGACAAAGTATTTAGCTACAGGTAGAGAATGGCTGGAATGGCTGGCAGCTTCTAGTTGGCAAATAAATTATGAGCTGACCTTGGAGCTATATTCAGAAACCACGGAAGTTGCATATTTGTGTGGCGAGTTTGAGCAGGTGGAATACTGGGCAGGAATTGTTCTACAACAAGCAAAGATTATTTTGGACAAAGTGAAAGTCTATGAGGTCAAAATTTAAACCTGCATAGCACAAAAAAACTACTCGAAGCCGTTAAGATTGGACTACAAGTGTTGAAATTACTGGGTGTAGCTTTACCAGAGTCGCCTACACAGTTGGATATCCAGCAGCGACTGGAGAAAACAAAAGCTGCTTGGCATGGAAAGAACATAGAGGACTTGAGTAATTTACCTGTCATGAAAGATGCTAAAAAGCTAGCAGCCATAAGGTTATTATCAAGTTTATTTTCTGCGACCTTTATAGCAGCACCAGCATTGTTGCTGCTGACTGTATGCGAACAGGTGAATTTATCTATCAACCATGGCAATGTTTCGTTCTCTGCCTTTGTATATGCTAGTTACGGAACAATCTTAAATGGGGTACTCCAAGATATCGAGTCGGCTTATCAATTTGGTTCTTTAGCTTTAAGTCTAGTGGAACAGTTAAATGCTGACTCAATCAACTATAGGACTTTTAATTTAGTTGCAGCAACCATACTTCATGGAAAAATTCATATCAGAGAAACCATTGCGCTTTTCCAGGCATCGTATGAAAACGCAATAGAAAACGGAGATTTAGAATGGGGTGGCTACGCTGTACACAATAAATGTCTATATTCCTATTTCAATGGTCCGGAACTGATGGAGTTGGAACCGGAGATAAAGACCATTAGTAATACCATAGCTCGACTCAAGCAAGAAACAGTCTTGACTTGGTGCCAAACTCATCGGCAGGTAGTTCTGAACTTACTGGGACAGGTAGAAAATCCTTGCCGTTTACAAGGTGTTGCTTACAATGAGGAGACATTACTACCGCTTAGTTAAGCCGCAAATGATAGAACTGGACTCCACATCTTTTATATTCACAAGCTTATCCTCTATTATCTGTTTAGGCAGTTTACTCAAGCAGTGGAAAATGCAGCCCAAGCCGAACAGTATTTGGATGGAGCAACTGGGTGGATAACGACCCCATGCTACATTTCTACGATTCTTTGGCACGGCTAGCAGTACATCCACTTGTTCGTCGTTCAGAACAAAAACACCTACTTCTCAAGGTGACAAGCAACCAAGAAAAGATGCAAATATGGGCGCATCAGGCTCCAATGAATCATCTACATAAATTTTATCTAGTTGAGGCAGAGAAAGCGCGAGTTTTGGGTCAGTTGTTTGAGGCAGAAGAGTTTTACGAACAAGCGATTCGAGGGGCTAGGGAGAATGAATATATTCAAGAAGAAGCATTAGCCTATGAATTAGCTGCAAAGCACTATCTAGCGCGAGGCAGAGAGAAAATTGCCCAGCTTTACATGAAAGAAGCGCACTACTGCTATGAACGCTGGGGAGCAACTGCAAAAGCCAAAGATTTAGAGACTTGCTATCCACAGTTTTTTCCTCAGTCGCTAAATGTGGCTCCTGTGACAGTTCCCACCACTGCTGGAACTACTTCTAACACCTCACAGGTTGCTATCGATTTAGCAGCGGTGATGAAAGCATCGCAAGCGATTTCAAGCGAGATTGAACTAGAACGATTACTTCATTCTTTGATGCAGAGTCTAATTGAAAATGCTGGCGCGCAAACCGGATGTCTACTTTTAGAAGATTCAGGAGAATGGAAGATCGAAGCGACTTGTGAACTTAGTGAGGGTGCACAGGTCTGTGCAACGCGAGTGCTGCAATCTATTCCAATGACGAATTGTTTACCTGAATCCATTATTCAGTATGTAATTCGGACTCATGAATCGGTCATTCTCAATGATGCTACCCGTGAAGGTCATTTCATCAATGATCCCTATATTCAACGCCATCAAACGCAATCGGTTTTGTGTTTACCACTGCTGAACCAAACCAAGCTTGTGGGCATGTTGTATTTAGAAAATCAGTTGGCAACTGGAGTATTTTCACCAGAGCGATCGCAACTTTTAAGCCTACTATCTGCTCAAGCAGCAATTGCGATCGAGAATGCCAAATTATACTCCGAGCAACGCACAAGCAAAAGTCAATTAGCGCAGTTCTTAGAAGCGATTCCAGTGGGCGTTGCAGTATTGGATGCAACGGGTCGCCCTTACTATGTCAATCAACGAGGCATTCAATTGATGGGAAAAGGCGTTGATCCTTCTGCCCCACCCGATCAAATCGCGGAGGTTTATCAACTGTATGTGTCGGGAACGAACCAAATCTATCCAAACGAGAACTTACCAATTGTTCGAGCACTGAGTGGCGAATATACCAGAATTGATGATATGGAAATTCTCCACCAACATAGAAGAATTCCAGTGGAGGGATGGGGCACTCCAGTATTTGATGAGCAGGGGAATGTGGCTTATGCGATCGCCACCTTTCAAGACATTACCGAACGCAAAAAAGCTGAGCAACTACTTGCTGACTACAACCGTACCTTGGAACAACAGGTTGCTGAGCGAACTGTGCTGCTCTCTCAGGAGATTGAAGAGCGCCAGCGAATAGAGACTGCCTTACGACAGAGTGAAGAACAACGCAGGTTGACAATGGACTTCAGCTACATTGGCAGTTGGAACTGGAAGATTACTGAGAACACAGTGGACTGGGACGACAATCATGTGCGATTGCTGGGATTAGTTCCCAATGAAGTTGAGAGTAGCTATCAGGCATGGCGCGATCGTGTTCATCCAGAAGATATTGATCGAGTTGAGCAAGCCATTGAGACAGCCCTAGAAACCCATACCGATTTTGAAGCAGAATATCGAGTCATTTATCCAGATGGCAGCATTCATTGGTTAGTTGCCAGAGGTCGAGGCATTTACGACACAACCGGACAGCCTGTGCAAATGTTAGGAGTCATTCTTGACATTAGCGAACGGCGAGAGGCTGCACTACGTGAACGCAAACGTGCTGAGGAGGCTTCCGTTTTAGAAGAACGCAACCGCATGGCGCGAGAAATTCACGATACATTGGCACAGGCTTTTACAGGCATTTTGCTTCATGTCGGATCTGTAACACAAATGCTGGCAGATGATTCGGGATCTGCTCAAATATATCTAGAAAGGCTGGAAAAGATTGATGAATTAGCTCGAACTGGGCTGGCTGAAGCGCGTCGCTCAGTGGTAGCACTCCGTCCTCAACTTTTAGAAGCGAGTACTTTACAGAGTGCCCTGCAGCGCCTCGTAATTCAAATGCAGTCAACTACTAAAACGACTTTAATCTACGAAAGCAAGGGCGTAGTTTACTCTCTACCGACCGAGGTGGAAAATCACTTACTACGGATTGGACAGGAAGCCTTAACAAACGCGATCAAATACGCCAATGCTAGTAAAATTCTGGTTGAGCTAGTGTATGACGATGCTCAATGTTTTCTGCGCGTTCAAGATGATGGACAGGGCTTTGGGGTTGGAAGCATTTCATCACTAGGTGGCTTTGGTTTGTTGGGAATGAGCGAGCGAGCAGAACGAATTGGTGCACACCTATCGATTCAAAGCCAACCTGGACAAGGAACAGAAATTGTTGTCATTGTCAATCGGGAGTGAAACTCATCATGAGTCAATCCACTAAAATTCGGGTTCTGATTGTTGATGATCACTCCCTCGTTACAGAAGGATTGACTAACATCATTAACTACGATCCAGAAATGACAGTGGTTGCTCAAGCGGAGGATGGACAACAGGCGATCGCCCAATACCGTGAACATCAGCCTGATGTCACCCTCATGGATTTACGCATGCCAAGAATGGCAGGGGTTGAAGCTATTACTGCGATTTGTGCTGAATTTAAGTCAGCTCGAATTATTGTGCTGACCACCTATAATGGCGATGAAGATATTTATCGAGGATTGCAGGCGGGTGCGCAGGGCTATCTGCTTAAAGATGCAAAGCCAAATGAACTTTTGAATGCGATTCGCATCGTTCACAGCGGTCAACAGTATGTTTCTTCGGCTGTGGCAAGTAAGCTGGTAGAGAGGATGAATAATCCGATACTCAGTGCACGAGAGCTAGAAGTGCTCCGTTTAATGGCGCAGGGATTGAGTAATCAAGATATTGGAATTGCTCTCAAGATTGGTGAGAGCACTGTCAAGTCGCATGTGACTCGGATTTTGAGCAAGCTGGGAGTGAGCGATCGCACGCAAGCCGTCATTGTTGCGGTTAAACGTGGGCTTGTTAGTTTATAGGCTTGAGTTAAGGCCTAGATTCATACTTTAGTTGGAGAGAAGCTACTACCTTAGGTAGATTACTTCATCCATCTTATGTTGCACGAAATTATGAACTTCTAGTGGGCGACATGTAGGAGCCAACTCCCTATATTGGGTTCATGCAAACGCTAACAGCAATTAAGTTGCAGAGTTTAAGTTTGCTTGGCAGGTCTGAAATATGGCTAGCGATTGCGAGCATCATTCCTTATTTGCCCCACCTTCAGTTCAGGATCACATTCAAGGTGTGCTAAGTGCCAGTGTTGTACTCATCCTGTATGGGGACTATGAATGTTTTCAAAGTGCAAAGACCTATCGGTTGATTAAAGCTGCTCAACAGCAGTTAAGCCCTTTCGAGGAGAATGATGTGTGCTTTATCTTTCGTCATTTCCCCCAAATACAGATTCATCCTCATGCTCAGCGGGCAGCGGAAGCAGCGGAAGCAGCGGCAGTTCAAGGTCAGTTTTGGCAGATGCATGAGATGCTCTTTATCCATCAACAAGCCTTAGAGAATGGATACCTCGTGGAATATGCAAATCGTCTGGGACTTGACATTTCTCGATTTTTGCAAGACTTATCCAAAGGAGCTTATGTCGGTCACATCATTGCAGACATTCAGGGTGGATATCGCAGTGGGGTAGAAGCTGCACCAGCTTTCTTTGTGAATGGGATTCGTTACTGCGAGCGTTGGACTATTGAGCAATTGATAGCAGCTCTTGTAGCAGCAACTAATCAACGTTTTTGATTGTTATGTGCAGCTAGCCTCAGTCGCATAGAAGCTGCATTGGTTGACACAGTTATCCCAAAGGTCTTCATCTCATGACACAATCTTTCTGGCTTTTTGGTTCTTGTCTCAGCATCGTTGCCGATCACACTACAACCGGAGGTCAATACGATCTGATTGAAGGCTATTTTCCACCGGGTTCACAGACTCCTCCCCATCGCCACACCCGTTACTCCGAACAACTTTATGTACTGGAAGGTGAGTTCACGGTCTGGGCAGATGAGCACAAGGTCGTGTTAGGCGCAGGTGAAAGTTTCTTCATTCCTATCGGCACCACTCATGTTGTTGCCGCACTCAGCGAACAGCCAGCGCGCGGATTAGTCATTGCTGCCCCCAGTGCCTTTGCTCGGCTGATTGAAGCAGTGGGAACCCAGGATGAAACAGCAGCATCGGATATGGCTCTATTCGAGCGCATTAGTGCTGAAATCGGGGATGAAATTTTAGGTCCGCCCGGAACTTTACCTGCCGTTGCGACGAGGATATAGCAACTTTATTGTCTTAACTCAAAGAGCTTCAGTGGTTTGCTTAATCGCGATCGCAGAAGCATGAAAAGCAACCAATCTAAACATCAAATTTACCAACTTAAAGGAGAACAAAATGACTAGCAATACTGTAAGCAGCCAAAACATGAAACTCGAAATTGTGGTGATCCCCGTTGCCGATGTCGATCGCTCCATAGACTTCTATAAAACGTTGGGATGGCGACTGGATGCCGACTTTCCTGGCGAGAATGGCTTCCGGGTGGTGCAATTGACTCCTCCTGGATCGGAATGCTCAATCATCTTTGGTAAAGGAGTGTCTTTAGCCGAGCCAGGGTCAGTTCAGGGTCTGTACCTCATTGTTTACGACATTGAGGCCGCCCGCGCCGAACTGGTTGAGCGGGGTGTGGAGGTGAGTGACATATTTCACGACATCGGCGGGATCTTCCACCACGCCGGAACCGAGGGGCGGGTACCAGGTCCCGATCCAGAACGTCGTGACTATGCCTCCTACGCCTCGTTCAGTGATCCAGACGGCAACGGTTGGATACTCCAAGAGGTCAAGGTGCGGCTTCCTGGACGGTAACACTTCCGCTATCAACGCAATTTAGTGCCGTACTAGGCGACAAGTTTTGCAGGAGTCACAAATGAAGATTTTTGTTGCTGGGGGAACAGGAGCGATCGGTCGTCCGCTACTCGACCAATTACTTACCAAAGGACACAACGTTGTAGCTCTGACCCGTTCTTCAGAAAGAGCACAGTCGTTAGTAGCACAGGGAGTAGAACCTGCGATCGCAGATGTATTCGACCCAGATGCAGTTAAAGCGGCGATCGCCCAAGCTCAACCAGAGGTGGTGATTGAACAACTCACCGCTCTACCTAGGACTTACAGCCGCGAATCAATGAGTGCAGCAGGGCCTCTGAATACGCGGATTCGGTTAGAGGGGGGTACCAATGTGCTGGCGGCAGCACAAGCAGTAGGGGTGCGCCGTTACCTGAGACAGTCGGTTGCCTTCTGGGGAATTCCTGGTGCTGGATTGGCAGATGAGGAAACACCGTTATCGCTGGATGCTTCCCCCGCCGTTGCCGCCGATGCTCGCCTCGTCACTGAGATTGAATACCGTTTGTTGGAATCCAATCTCGAAGGAATTGCCTTACGCTATGGTTTCTTCTACGGACCTGGCACTTGGTTCAACCCGGATGGTGATGTAGCACAACAGATACGGCAGCAACAGTTTCCAATTGTCGGCAATGGTGATGGCGTCTGGTCGTGGTTACACATCGAGGATGCCGCGATCGCCACGGTTGCAGCCGCAGAGCAGGGCAATTCTGGTGTTTATCTGATTGTGGATGATCAGCCTTTGGCGGTGCGCGACTGGCTGCCTGCATTTGCGCGATCGCTGAATGCTCCACTCCCACCACGGGTATCCATTGAGGATGCTTTGAACCTAGAGGGAGGTTCGGACATTGTTTACTACCAGACTCAGATGCGAGGTGCCTCGAATGCCAAGGCAAAACGCGAACTAAATTTTCAACCGCGACCGTTGGAATGGATGGTTAGCACCGCCGTATCTCATGCCAGTTAACAGTTTTCACAACTCACTGCGGATGGCTCAAAACTCAACCAGCATAGACTTATCACGAGAAAACTAGAAAGGAGAAACTCATGACCACTGCCAAAATTCTCGCGTTTGCCGGGAGTGCTCGCCAAGATTCTATCAACAAAAAACTGGTGAAAGTCGCCCTTGAAGGAGCGAAAGCCGCAGGTGCAGAGGTAACCTACCTGGATTTCCGCGATCTGCCCATACCGCTCTATGATGGGGATTTGGAAGAGGCTGAGGGACTGCCAGAGAATGTCCTCAAGCTCAAGGCTTTGATGAAAGCGCATCAGGGTTTCCTCATTGCCTGCCCAGAATACAACAGTTCGATCACCCCACTGCTGAAAAATGCGATTGATTGGGCATCGCGTTCTGAACCGGGCGAACTTCCATTGGAATGTTTCGCAGGCAAGGTTGCGGTGTTAATGAGTGCTTCTCCTGGAGCGTTGGGAGGCTTACGAGGCTTAGTTCATGTCCGTTCCATTCTTGGCAACATTGGGGT of the Trichocoleus sp. FACHB-46 genome contains:
- a CDS encoding response regulator transcription factor; amino-acid sequence: MSQSTKIRVLIVDDHSLVTEGLTNIINYDPEMTVVAQAEDGQQAIAQYREHQPDVTLMDLRMPRMAGVEAITAICAEFKSARIIVLTTYNGDEDIYRGLQAGAQGYLLKDAKPNELLNAIRIVHSGQQYVSSAVASKLVERMNNPILSARELEVLRLMAQGLSNQDIGIALKIGESTVKSHVTRILSKLGVSDRTQAVIVAVKRGLVSL
- a CDS encoding NADPH-dependent FMN reductase, which translates into the protein MTTAKILAFAGSARQDSINKKLVKVALEGAKAAGAEVTYLDFRDLPIPLYDGDLEEAEGLPENVLKLKALMKAHQGFLIACPEYNSSITPLLKNAIDWASRSEPGELPLECFAGKVAVLMSASPGALGGLRGLVHVRSILGNIGVLVLPDQQAISIAYQAFNENGNLKDEVQQTSILQLGSKLATVTAKLNSPI
- a CDS encoding cupin domain-containing protein; its protein translation is MTQSFWLFGSCLSIVADHTTTGGQYDLIEGYFPPGSQTPPHRHTRYSEQLYVLEGEFTVWADEHKVVLGAGESFFIPIGTTHVVAALSEQPARGLVIAAPSAFARLIEAVGTQDETAASDMALFERISAEIGDEILGPPGTLPAVATRI
- a CDS encoding DsbA family protein — protein: MASDCEHHSLFAPPSVQDHIQGVLSASVVLILYGDYECFQSAKTYRLIKAAQQQLSPFEENDVCFIFRHFPQIQIHPHAQRAAEAAEAAAVQGQFWQMHEMLFIHQQALENGYLVEYANRLGLDISRFLQDLSKGAYVGHIIADIQGGYRSGVEAAPAFFVNGIRYCERWTIEQLIAALVAATNQRF
- a CDS encoding PAS domain-containing protein, whose product is MDNDPMLHFYDSLARLAVHPLVRRSEQKHLLLKVTSNQEKMQIWAHQAPMNHLHKFYLVEAEKARVLGQLFEAEEFYEQAIRGARENEYIQEEALAYELAAKHYLARGREKIAQLYMKEAHYCYERWGATAKAKDLETCYPQFFPQSLNVAPVTVPTTAGTTSNTSQVAIDLAAVMKASQAISSEIELERLLHSLMQSLIENAGAQTGCLLLEDSGEWKIEATCELSEGAQVCATRVLQSIPMTNCLPESIIQYVIRTHESVILNDATREGHFINDPYIQRHQTQSVLCLPLLNQTKLVGMLYLENQLATGVFSPERSQLLSLLSAQAAIAIENAKLYSEQRTSKSQLAQFLEAIPVGVAVLDATGRPYYVNQRGIQLMGKGVDPSAPPDQIAEVYQLYVSGTNQIYPNENLPIVRALSGEYTRIDDMEILHQHRRIPVEGWGTPVFDEQGNVAYAIATFQDITERKKAEQLLADYNRTLEQQVAERTVLLSQEIEERQRIETALRQSEEQRRLTMDFSYIGSWNWKITENTVDWDDNHVRLLGLVPNEVESSYQAWRDRVHPEDIDRVEQAIETALETHTDFEAEYRVIYPDGSIHWLVARGRGIYDTTGQPVQMLGVILDISERREAALRERKRAEEASVLEERNRMAREIHDTLAQAFTGILLHVGSVTQMLADDSGSAQIYLERLEKIDELARTGLAEARRSVVALRPQLLEASTLQSALQRLVIQMQSTTKTTLIYESKGVVYSLPTEVENHLLRIGQEALTNAIKYANASKILVELVYDDAQCFLRVQDDGQGFGVGSISSLGGFGLLGMSERAERIGAHLSIQSQPGQGTEIVVIVNRE
- a CDS encoding VOC family protein; translation: MTSNTVSSQNMKLEIVVIPVADVDRSIDFYKTLGWRLDADFPGENGFRVVQLTPPGSECSIIFGKGVSLAEPGSVQGLYLIVYDIEAARAELVERGVEVSDIFHDIGGIFHHAGTEGRVPGPDPERRDYASYASFSDPDGNGWILQEVKVRLPGR
- a CDS encoding NAD(P)-dependent oxidoreductase; the protein is MKIFVAGGTGAIGRPLLDQLLTKGHNVVALTRSSERAQSLVAQGVEPAIADVFDPDAVKAAIAQAQPEVVIEQLTALPRTYSRESMSAAGPLNTRIRLEGGTNVLAAAQAVGVRRYLRQSVAFWGIPGAGLADEETPLSLDASPAVAADARLVTEIEYRLLESNLEGIALRYGFFYGPGTWFNPDGDVAQQIRQQQFPIVGNGDGVWSWLHIEDAAIATVAAAEQGNSGVYLIVDDQPLAVRDWLPAFARSLNAPLPPRVSIEDALNLEGGSDIVYYQTQMRGASNAKAKRELNFQPRPLEWMVSTAVSHAS